One window of the Sebastes umbrosus isolate fSebUmb1 chromosome 1, fSebUmb1.pri, whole genome shotgun sequence genome contains the following:
- the st7l gene encoding suppressor of tumorigenicity 7 protein-like, producing MEDTAGSNPQSLGFTEKLKSWLSWSWTYVCFIWFGMVLIMIYVLWSPLKLQETLTSASVFLNTLTPKFYVALTGTSSLISGLILIFEWWYFRKYGTSFIEQVSVSHLRPLLGGVESSSATGLFASVNGEAEPRPSVSECKVWRNPLNLFRGAEYNRYTWVTGKEPLTYYDMNLSAQDHQTFFTGDTPQLRPEDAVMQKAWRERNPQARIRAAYQAIEMNHECAAAYVLLAEEEATTITEAERLFKKALSIAGKDINLLVYIKRRLAMCARKLGRIKEAVKMMRDLMKEFPLLGMLNIHENLLEALLELQAYADVQAVLAKYDDISLPKSATICYTSALLKARAVSDKFSPEAASRRGLSTAEMNAVEAIHRAVEFNPHVPKYLLEMKSLILPPEHILKRGDSEAVAYAFFHLQHWKRAEGALNLLHCTWEGTFRIIPYPLEKGHLFYPYPGCTETADRELLPSFHEVSVYPKKELPFFILFTAGLCSFTAMLAMLTHQFPELMGVFAKAFFSTLFAPLGFFADKMESFMPSSFWHQLTRI from the exons atggaggacacCGCTGGCAGTAATCCCCAATCTCTCGGATTCACAGAGAAGTTAAAGTCGTGGCTCTCCTGGTCATGGACCTACGTGTGCTTCATCTGGTTCGGCATGGTGCTGATCATGATCTACGTGCTGTGGAGTCCGCTGAAGCTGCAGGAAACCCTCACCTCGG ctTCAGTGTTTTTGAACACACTGACACCCAAGTTCTATGTGGCTCTCACTGGAACCTCCTCCCTCATCTCTGGACTCATCCTT ATATTTGAGTGGTGGTATTTTCGTAAATACGGGACCTCGTTCATTGAACAAGTGTCAGTGAGCCACCTGCGTCCTCTTCTGGGTGGAGTGGAGAGCAGCTCCGCGACTGGTCTGTTTGCATCAGTTAACGGAGAGGCAGAGCCAAGGCCCAGTGTTTCAG AGTGTAAGGTCTGGAGGAACCCTTTGAATCTGTTCAGAGGAGCAGAATACAACAG GTACACCTGGGTAACAGGGAAGGAACCCTTAACGTACTATGACATGAACCTGTCTGCTCAAGACCATCAGACCTTCTTCACAGGAGACACTCCGCAGTTAAGACCAGAAGATGCTG TGATGCAGAAagcctggagagagagaaatcctCAAGCCAGGATCAGAGCAGCTTACCAGGCCATAGAAATGAACCACGA ATGTGCTGCAGCCTATGTGCTCCTAGCAGAGGAAGAAGCCACAACCATCACAGAAGCTGAACGTCTCTTCAAAAAAGCACTAAGTATTG CTGGAAAAGATATCAACTTACTGGTGTACATTAAACGCAGACTGGCGATGTGTGCACGCAAGCTGGGCCGGATTAAAGAAGCAGTGAAAATGATGAGAGAT ttaatgAAGGAGTTCCCACTGTTGGGAATGTTAAATATACACGAAAACCTCTTGGAGGCACTTCTAGAGCTTCAGGCATATGCTGATGTCCAAGCAGTCCTCGCCAAATATGATG ACATCAGCTTGCCAAAATCAGCCACTATATGCTACACATCTGCACTGTTGAAAGCACGGGCTGTATCAGATAA GTTCTCTCCAGAGGCCGCGTCACGGCGAGGGCTAAGCACGGCAGAGATGAACGCTGTGGAGGCCATACACAGAGCTGTTGAGTTCAATCCACACGTGCCAAAG TACTTATTAGAGATGAAGAGCCTGATCCTCCCTCCAGAGCACATCTTGAAGAGGGGTGACAGCGAGGCAGTGGCATATGCTTTCTTCCACCTGCAGCACTGGAAGAGGGCAGAGGGCGCCTTAAACCTACTACACTGCACCTGGGAGGGCA CCTTCCGGATAATTCCCTACCCACTGGAGAAGGGTCACCTGTTTTACCCCTACCCAGGATGCACAGAAACAGCAGATAGGGAACTGCTGCCCT CATTCCACGAGGTGTCTGTGTACCCAAAGAAAGAGCTTcccttcttcatcctcttcacAGCAGGCCTTTGCTCCTTCACTGCCATGCTGGCCATGCTCACACATCAGTTCCCTGAGCTTATGGGTGTCTTTGCCAAAGCA ttcTTCAGCACACTCTTTGCACCCCTGGGTTTCTTCGCAGACAAGATGGAAAGCTTCATGCCGTCCAGTTTTTGGCACCAGCTGACTCGAATCTGA